From Tiliqua scincoides isolate rTilSci1 chromosome 2, rTilSci1.hap2, whole genome shotgun sequence, the proteins below share one genomic window:
- the NR2F1 gene encoding LOW QUALITY PROTEIN: COUP transcription factor 1 (The sequence of the model RefSeq protein was modified relative to this genomic sequence to represent the inferred CDS: deleted 2 bases in 1 codon) yields MAMVVSSWRDAQEDVAGGGPTGAAQPGRDPQQGASAAPHTPQTPSQPGAPSTPGDKGQQQQGSGQGQQQQQQHIECVVCGDKSSGKHYGQFTCEGCKSFFKRSVRRNLTYTCRANRNCPIDQHHRNQCQYCRLKKCLKVGMRREDACGLSDAAHIESLQEKSQCALEEYVRSQYPNQPSRFGKLLLRLPSLRTVSSSVIEQLFFVRLVGKTPIETLIRDMLLSGSSFNWPYMSIQCS; encoded by the exons ATGGCAATGGTAGTTAGCAGCTGGCGAGATGCGCAGGAGGACGTGGCCGGGGGCGGCCCCACCGGAGCGGCGCAGCCCGGCCGGGACCCGCAGCAAGGGGCCTCGGCGGCACCGCACACGCCGCAGACGCCCAGCCAGCCGGGGGCC CCCTCCACGCCGGGCGACaagggccagcagcagcagggctccgggcagggccagcagcagcagcagcagcacatcgaGTGCGTGGTGTGCGGGGACAAGAGCAGCGGGAAGCACTACGGGCAGTTCACCTGCGAGGGCTGCAAGAGCTTCTTCAAGCGGAGCGTCCGCAGGAACTTGACCTACACTTGCCGGGCCAACAGGAACTGCCCCATCGACCAGCACCACCGCAACCAGTGTCAGTACTGCCGTCTCAAGAAGTGCCTCAAAGTGGGCATGCGGCGGGAAG ACGCCTGTGGCCTGTCGGACGCGGCGCACATCGAGAGCCTGCAGGAAAAGTCGCAGTGCGCCCTGGAGGAGTATGTGCGGAGCCAGTACCCCAACCAGCCCAGCCGCTTCGGCAAACTGCTTCTGCGGCTGCCTTCCCTGCGCACCGTCTCCTCGTCGGTCATCGAGCAGCTTTTCTTCGTCCGCTTGGTAGGTAAAACCCCCATCGAGACCCTCATCCGAGACATGCTGCTCTCCGGCAGCAGTTTCAACTGGCCTTACATGTCCATCCAGTGTTCCTAG